From the genome of Sinanaerobacter sp. ZZT-01:
CTCTGCCATTTTTGCATACATATCAGTCCACTCATAGTGTTCACCTGCTGCTGCATCAATCAAATTCTCTTCCGTTGTGCCGATGCCTACTGCATGCTTGAACCAAAGTTCTGCATGTTCCTTTTCATTTCCGGCTGTTTCTAAAAAAATATCTGAAATCTGGTTGTATCCTTCTTTTTTCGCTTTTGATGCATAAAATGTATACTTATTTCTAGCTTGAGATTCTCCTGCAAAAGCAATCATTAAATTTTCTAAAGTCTTTGTACCTTTTAAATCTTTCATTTTTCCCCTCCATTTTTCTGTGATTCAAAACTATTTGTTGCAGAACCACTCATAAACAAAATCAAAAATCATTTATCTACAATATATATTGTAGATAAATTTTCCCCTTCCGTCAAGCGAATTAAACGCTTCTTGTAAATAGACATTTTTATTCATATATGCACTTAATTACATAATTATTCACAAATGTCAATCGCTTTTTTTTGTAGATTTCACAATAAAATATTCTTTTATCGTTCTCTTATCTATTCTATAATAGCCTATATATTTAATTTTCATTCTATTCTAAATTTTAAAGGAGGCCTAATGATGGAAGACAAAGTAAAAAAACAACCACGCCCTGCAAAACTTCACGAAGCACTTTTTTCATTTATTATGCTCATTGTAGTCATGGCTGTCGGCATTATGATTTTTGAAGTGGACCCACATATTCCGATGTTTATCGGTGTAATCGGCGCATCGCTTGTCGCCCTTTATATCGGTTATGACTGGACAGCAATTGAACAAAGCATGATTGACGGCATTTCACGTGCTATGCAAGCAATCATGATTCTCGCAATTATAGGTATGTTAATCGGTGTATGGCTCTTAGCCGGAGTCGTTCCCTCTATGATTTATTATGGTCTTAAAATTTTATCTCCTCAAATTTTTCTAGTTGCGGCTGTACTAATCTGCTCCATTACCTCATTGGCAACGGGAACCTCTTGGGGGACGATGGGCACAATGGGGATTGCCTTAATGGGGATTGCGCACGGACTCGGTATTCCAGAAGGAATCGCAGCCGGTGCAATCATTTCAGGTGCTTACTTTGGTGATAAGATGTCACCGCTTTCTGATACAACAAATCTTGCACCTGCCATGGCAGGAACCGATGTTTTTACACACATCAAATTTATGATGAAACCCACTATTACTACTTATGTTATCACTTTAATTTTTTTCGGAATCATGGGTATGAAATTTTCTGCCTCCGGCAACACAGCCGATGTCAGTGC
Proteins encoded in this window:
- the rbr gene encoding rubrerythrin; translated protein: MKDLKGTKTLENLMIAFAGESQARNKYTFYASKAKKEGYNQISDIFLETAGNEKEHAELWFKHAVGIGTTEENLIDAAAGEHYEWTDMYAKMAETAREEGFDEIARQMEGVAKIEKQHEERYLILAKNVKEGKVFEKDEEVLWQCANCGHTYMGKKALELCPVCLHPQSYMVVKNESYK